The Pyxidicoccus sp. MSG2 DNA segment CCGTCCCCATGGAACCGGAGATGGGCGGCGGGGAACATGGAGCGGTCATGGAACGGAAAGCGGCCACGTATGCAGATCTGGTGGCACTTCCCGATCGATTCATCGGGGAGCTGATTGGCGGAGTGCTGCATGCCAGCCCGAGGCCGGCTGCAGCGGTCGCAATCGCTGCTTTCAACCTGTGCGCCGCAGTGGGGATGCCGTTCTCTGCGGGCAAGGGTGGACCCGGCGGCTGGGTCATCCTGAACAAGCCAGAGCTCCACCTGGGCGAGGACGTGCTGGTCCCCGACGTGGCCGGCTGGCATCGCGAGCGGATGCCCCACCCGCGAGAAGTCGTGGCGTTCACGGTGGTGCCGGACTGGGTCTGCGAGGTGCTCTCTCCCTCCACGAAGGCGCTGGACCGCAAGGAGAAGCTGCCCATCTACGCACGCGAGGGCGTGCGGCACGTCTGGCTGGTGGACCCGAGGGCCCGAGCGCTGGAAGTGTTCCGGCTGGAGGGCGCGGACTATTCGCTGCTCGCCACGCACTCCGGTGGAGGACACGTTCGCGCCGAGCCCTTCGATGCAATCGAGCTGAATCTGGCGTTTGTCTGGGGCGAGACGTAGTCGGTGGCGGTCGTTTCGCCCTGGTAGGGTTCAGGCATGAGCACGACCCGCATCAGCCGCCATGTGAATGCGCCTCGCGCGAGCGTCTATCGCGCGCTTCTCGATGCCCGTGCGGTGCAGACGTGGATGGTGCCGGACGGCATGACCAGCCACGTGCATGCGTTCGAGCCGCGCGAAGGAGGCTCGTTCCGCATCTCGCTCACGTATGACGCGCCGACAAGCACCGGCAAGACGACCGCGCACACCGACACGCACCATGGCCGCTTCGTGAAGCTCGTGCCGGACGAGCAGGTGGTCCAGGTGGTCGAGTTCGAGACGGACGACCCCGCGATGCGCGGCGAGATGACGATTACGTACACCCTCACCAATGCGGACGGCGGCACCGATATCCACGCCGTGCACGAGGGGCTCCCGCGCGGCGTGTCCCCCGCGGACAACGAGCTCGGCTGGCAGATGTCACTCGGGAAGCTCGCGGCGCTCGTCGAGGGCAGCTCGCCGTAGAAGTCCGGCGTTCTCGTTCCGACAGTGAGAACCCACGTCAGCGCGGTGCTCCCCTGGCCAGCCACTCCTGGAGCTCGGCCCTGAGGCGAGCGAGGCGCGCGCCGAACCACTGACGGAAGTCGACGGACGCGTCGTACAGCGCATCGGGCTCATCGTGGAAGCGCATGAACACGGGGGCTTCACCGGAAGCGGCTCGCTGCGCACAGAGGGCGAAGACCGCCTCCCCGTTCCTGTCGTCGGACACGTGCAGCAGCCGCCGAGGCGAGCGCGGGTCCAGCGTCACGCCTTCACGCTTCGCGACCTGAACGAACCGCTCGGCGGTCAAGGCGACATCGGCGTCGAGCGAAGCGCTCGCGGCCACCAGCCGATCCACGGGCGTCGTGGCGTCACGCCATGGGCCAAGAAAGGAGACGGAGCCCAGTTCGAGGAGAAAGGCCGCGAAGGACGGAGGAAGGGTGAAGCCCAGCGCATGTTCAGCGGCACTCACCTCTGCCCGTGTCGCCGGTGAACCCTCGAGGGCCACGGCCTGGGTCCGCTCGCCCGTCATCCGCGCGGCGAGGCCCGGCTCACGCTGGAGCCGCTCGGCGAACCACGCGTTGACCGGGGCAAGCTGCTCCCGATAGCTGCCCGTGCCTTCGGCAGAGGCTCCGTCGAGGCCTAGCGAAGCGCGGTAGGTCGCCGGGTCACGCGCCCGCTTCTCGGCATCGACGCGCTCGGCCTGTTCCTTCGTGGCGAGGCCCGCCTTCTGGAAGGCCGCTGCGAGGCCTCCGAGCGCTGGCTTCTTGTCCTTTCCACCCATGACCTGCTCCCGCGACGCCTGTCTTCGGTTCAACGATGTTGTAGCCGGGTGGCGTCACATCAAACCGGATTCTTGCACATCACGCCCCATGGGCTTGCATGACGACGACTCAGGATACAACCTCCCAGGGAGTACGAAGACGAACCACCCTGACACGTCGGACCCGGCCGTCATGCCCTCCCCATTGAATTGGAGACGGGCGGCGGGGAATAGGGGCAGCGATGGAACGGAAACCGGCCACATATGCGGACCTGGAGGCACTTCCCGACAATGTCATCGGAGAGCTGATCGGCGGCGTGCTGCACGCCAGCCCGAGGCTAGCAGGGCAACATACGCTCGCCGCTTCCCGGCTGGGAATCGAGCTGGGAGGTCCGTTCGACCGGGGAAGGAATGGGCCTGGAGGATGGATCCTCCTCGTAAAGCCGGAGCTGCACCTGAGCAAGGACGTGCTAGTGCCGGACCAGGCCTGCTGGCACCGCGAACGGCTGCCGAATGCGCGAGAGGTGGTGGCGTTCACGGTGGTGCCGGACTGGGTCTGCGAAGTGCTCTCGCCCTCCACGGAGGCCCTGGACCGGAAGGTGAAACTGCCCGTGTACGCGCGCGAGGGCGTGCGGCACGTCTGGCTGATGGACCCCGAAGCGCGCACGCTGGAGGTGTTCCGATTGGAGGGTACGGAGTATTCGCTGCTCGCCACGCACTCAGGCCCGGCCGTCATTCGCGCCGAGCCCTTCGAGGTCGTCGAGTTGGAGCTCGCATACCTCTGGGACGAGATGTAGCTGTGCCAAGGCGCCAGCGTCAGCGTCCCATCCGACTTCGTCCGGAGCACCCCTCCCCTGCAATTCAGACGACTGCGGATGCAAGCGCATCCTCGCGACGCAAGCTGAATGAATTCGCCACGTGCGTCCGCGCTCCCCAGGCCCCTTCGCCAGAGGAATCAGCTGCCTGTTGCCCCTGGCCGGACCGGCAGCGGTAAGCGGAGCCCCTCGGCGAGTTGGAGCAACTCGGCGCGGATGGACTGCCAGGGCCTGTCGAGGTCCAACGAACGCGCACGCAGCTCGTAGGCACCCAGCCGGTAACGCAGGTCGAAGTGCTCACCCGTCGAGGCGTACAGGAGGACAGCGGCATGGGCCTCCCGCTCACTCTGTCCCTCCAGGTTCTTCAGATAGGCCAGCATCTGGTAGAGGTGCGCTTCGCGCAGCTTCTTGCGGCCATCCCGACCGACACGCAGTGGGGACTGGTAGAACTTCGTGTCGACGATGACCTTCCTTCCCGGCGCCACCAGGGAGAGGTCGGTTCGCATCACGGGAAGAAGCGATTCGGTCCCCTCGACCACCGGCTCCACCTTCCACCGGATGGTCTCGACTTCGACCCTGAAGTGGCGCTGTTCGCGCTTGAGGAAGTTTCGGACGAAGCCTTCGAACAGGGCCCCCATCTCCTGCTCGTTGGCCCGGAAGTCGTTGAAGCGGTAGCCCTTTCCCTGCGCGTCGGGAACGAGGCACCGCACCGCCAGCTCACACACATGAAGCAGAAACCGGTAGTGGCCGTTGTTGCGGTGGAGCTGAACGCGCTGAAAGAGCGCGGGCGTGGGCTCGATGTCCATCACGCCACGCATGCGCCGCGCCGCCAGCAGCAGCTCACGCGAGCGGCCAGGGGAGACTCCGGCGGAAGCCAGCCGCACCAGGGACGCGCGCAGCAATCGGTTATGCAGGACGTCCGAGTCGAGCTCGTCAAAGGTGCAGGCAGCTCGCCCTGTCCGCTCCAGGCCCCGCTTCATGCTCGAAGCGAGGTCGAGCTTTCCACGCGGGGAGCGCAGCTCTTCCCGGCACTCTACATAGGCGCGGTCGAGTCCCCGTCGCAGCAACCCGGTGACGCCCGAGCTGAGCACGTGCGCCAGCAGGTCCTCGACCCGTTCACAGGCGAGTGCCCCGACGTCGGTGGCCGTGGAGTCGTCAAGGTGCTCCCAGGCGTAGCAGAGCAGGTAGTAGACGTTCTGGAGGGGAACCACCGGGTTCAGTCCTCCGCGAGGAGTAGCTCCACTGCCTCATCGGCACGCGCGGGCCGGTCGAACCAATACTCCCTGAGTAGCGGCTCGACTTCGTAATCGATGATCTGCTTGTACCAGGCGTCGTCACAGGTGCTCTCTTTTGACGCGCAGAAGTAGCTGTGGCCAACCAGGTAGCCCCGCCCCAGGCTCGGATCGCCCTCGATATGTTCGTTGAGCGTCCGCACCCGGTTCCGGATGCGCTCGATGAGCGCGGGCGAGGCGCCACGCAATGTCAGGTGCCGATGGAACGACGGCTCCTCGGTGGCAGGGCCGATATCGATGAACGCAAAGCGCCGCCTCAGCGCGTAGTCGACCATGGCGAGAGAGCGGTCGGCCGTGTTCATGGTTCCGATGATGTACAGGTTCGGAGGAACGTAGAACGGCGCGTCCTTCTCTTCTGCATAGGCGAGCGAGACACCCCACCGCGACTCTCGCTTGTCGGGCTCGATGAGCATCATCAGCTCACCGAAGATCTTGCTGAGGTTGCCCCGGTTGATTTCATCGATGATGAGGACGTAATCGTCCTCCGGGTCCTGCAGCGCTCGGTCGCAGAAGCGGAGAAAGGGTCCGTCCTTCAGCTCGAAGCCACCCGCCTTCGCGGGGCGATAGCCCTGGACGAAGTCCTCGTAGGCGTAGGACTGGTGGAATTGGACGAAGCAGACATGGTCGGGGGCATGCCGCTCGAGGATGAGGTTCGCCAGACGCGAGGCAACGAAGGTCTTGCCCACTCCTGGCGGGCCCTGGAGGACGACGTTCTTGCGGTGGCGCACCAGGGTGACGAGGTGCTCCAGCTCCGAACGAGGCAGGAAGATTTCCGCCATGGCATCGTCCAACGTGTAAGGCGGCTCGGGTGGCTTCGGCGGAGGCAGTTTGGGAATCGAGGCTCCCGCCCCCTGGCCGTCACTCCCACCCACCTCCACGGCGGCTTCCAGTTCCGCAACCAGCCCCGCATAGGCCGTGACGTTCGTCAGCGTCTTCGTCACCAGCGGCCGCTCACGGGGCTGCTTCTCACCGGACCACAGCCACTTCACCTTCCTCACGCTGTTGTAGTCGCGGCGAGTGGTGTCGTAACGATAGTCGGACTCCACCACGCCGTATCCCACGATGAGATGACGGCCCTTCTTGGCGAAGACGACATCCCCGGGCCGTATCACCTGCGCGAACTCCCAGCAGGCCAGCGCGTCGTGCCGTGGCTCGACGGCGTCGTCTCCACCCTTCTTGCGAAGCGCATCCTTGATGGAATCCAAATCCGGGTACCTGCGGAGATCTCCCAGGTCGTCCCACCCGATCGCCACGATGCCGTCGCGATAGAACTCCTCCCAATGGTCGGCACGCGGCCCCGGGGCGATGAGCCATACCTGCCGCCCGGTCGGCTGCGGCGCGGGAGCCGGAACCACGGCCCCGGGTACCATCGCGGCCTCCTCCCACTCACACACATGCTCCAACTCCCACGGGCTGATTCGGAGGGCAGCCTGGAGCTCCCGCACCTGAGCGGTGAAGCGGAAATAGGAATCGACCGCGTCTTCACTCCGCTCGAACAAGCCCTCCTCTGCGAGGCGCGTCCGCATCGATTCGTAATAGATGGGCCACTGCTCGGGCGCCTCCATGTGCCAGGCCGCGCTGACAAAGAAGGGAGTCCGCGTCGGCTGGACCGCCCTGCGGGTCGTTACCCCCTGGGCAATCAGCTCCACGAGACGGTCATGGAAGCCCATCATCCGGCTACGTGCCTCTTCATCTGACGACGGCAGGGGCAGGACCGAGCGCAGACGCACTTCGATGTCTCGCGCATATGCGGGCAGGTGCTTAACCAGGGTGTTCAGGAACATGGCCCCGGACAGGCCCTTGAGCCCGAACACGTCCCACTCGTTCCGGGTGTTCACGTCGAACGTGGAGCGGAGCGCCTCCAAGCCCACACTGCCTGCCCTGAATGCGCTGAACAGGGCGCGGATTTCCTCGCGAACCTTCTTGCGAGCCACATCCCGGTCGGCCTGGGCCTCCATGTAGGCCAGGTCATTCCGCATGGCATCGAGCCGCTGCTTCCATCGTCCAACGACCGCGTCACTCAGCATGGCTTCAAACGTTAGGCGGGAAAGGGAGCGAGAAATCAGTGGGTAGGAGACACTCCGACGCGAGGGCCTGAGCGCCCCCCTCGCAGGGCAGGTTGACGCCGGACCCCGACCGCCGTTACTTTGGAAATTCCTCCGTTACGTTGGATGCCCAGGTTGACGCCCTCCACCCCGACCGCCGCGCTGTTCCGCTGCCGCTGCTGTCGGTCGTGTGCCTGTTGTGCCCTGTCGGGCCTGGGCTGTTGACGCGCGCACCGGACCTCTTCTGAGTCCACGCGTTTCCTCCCGGCCCGGCCTCCTCTCGAAGGAGCCGGGCCGCTCGCTTTTCCGCCTCCTGCTCTCCCACCGCAGCTCCCGCGTCTCATGCCTTCCACTGCTTCCCGCTCCGCTCCGAAGTCCCTCGCGCTGACCGCCGCGAGCGGAGCGTCGTGGGCCCGGGGCGTGTGCGGCGCGTGCTGTCTGGCGTGTGCGTGTCCCGTGTGTCCGCCTCCCGGCGGGTGCCGAGCAGCGAGGAGTGGCTAGCAGTCCCTTCTCGACCTTCCCTGCTCGCGCGGCCCGCCCTCGAAAGAGGCGCGGGCCGTTTTCGTTTCCACCCTCGGAGTCCTCCATGTCGCCCCCGCTGTCCGCCACCTCCCTCGCAGTCTCCACCCCGGCCCCCCTCGACGAGGCGCGCGCATTGAAGGACGCGCCCGTGGAGGAGGTGCTCGCCTGGGTGGAGCGGCGGTTCGGCGCGCGCGCGGCCCTCGCCTCCAGCTTCGGCGTGGAGGACATGGTCCTCATCGACCTGGCGCGCAAACACGCGCCGAGTCTCCGCGTCTTCACTCTCGACACCGGCCGTCTCCCGCCAGAGACGTACGAGCTCATCGAGGTGACTCGCAACCGCTACGGCATCGCCGTGGAGACCTTCTTCCCCGAGCGCACGCGCGTGGAGGCGATGGAGTCCACGCTGGGCTACTTCTCCTTCCGCAAGAACCTCGAGGCGCGCAAGGAGTGCTGCGCCATCCGCAAGGTGGAGCCGCTGCGGCGCGCGCTCGCTGGCCGCGAGGCGTGGGTGACGGGCCTGCGCCGCGAGCAGTCCGTCACCCGCACCGCCGTCGACATCGCCGAGGTCGACGCCGAACACGGAGGCCTCCTCAAGCTCAGCCCGCTGGCCGCGTGGACCCGCCAGGACGTGTGGGCCTACGTGAAGGCCAACGCCGTCCCCTACAACGCGCTCCATGACCGCGGCTACCCGTCCATCGGCTGCGCGCCCTGCACCCGCGCGGTGAAGCCGTACGAGGACGAGCGCGCCGGCCGCTGGTGGTGGGAAGCGCGCGAGCACAGCGAGTGCGGCCTGCACCCGGTCCGCTGAGCGCGCCATGAGCCACCCCATCGACTACCCCGTCTGCCTCCGCCTGGAGGGGCGCCGCGTCCTCCTCGTGGGAGGCGGCACCATCGCCGAGGGCCGCGCCCTCGCCGCGCTCGAGGCCGGCGCCCGGCTGCGCGTCGTCGCCCCCGAGGCCACCGCCACGCTGCGCACCCTGGCCACCGAGGGCCGCCTCGAATGGCTCGCCCGCCCCTATGCCTCCGGCGACGTACGCGGGCACGACCTCGTCCTCGCCGCCGCGGACGACACGAGCGTGGGCCCTCGCGTGGCGGCGGAGGCGCGGGCGCTCGGCATCTGGGTGAACACGGCGGACGTGCCAGCGCTGTGCGACTTCACGCTGCCCTCCGTGGGACGCCGGGGCCCCATCACCTTGGCCATCTCCACCGCCGGCCAGGCGCCCGCCGTGGCCCGGCTGCTGCGCCGCGAGCTGACGGCGCGGGTGGCACCGCACCACGTGTGGCTGGCGCGGCTCAGCGGGTGGCTGCGCCGCCGCCTGCCCGCGGGCGTGGAGCGCCAGCGGCTCTTGAAGGGGCTGGTGGAGGGAGACATCGGCGCGCTGCTGGCACGGGGCGAGCGCAAGGCCGCGGGAGTCCGACTCCGCGCGGCGCTGAAGACCTTGAAGTCATCGGGAGAGACGACATGAGAGAGCAGGTGCAGGGACGCGTGTTCCTGGTGGGAGCAGGCCCGGGAGACCCGGAGCTGCTCACGCTGCGCGCGGCGCGGTTGCTGAGAGAAGCGGACACGGTGGTGCATGACAGGCTCGTCCATCCCGCGGTGCTGGAGCACGCGCGTCCCCGCGCGCGCCTCATCTACGTGGGCAAGGAAGGCGGCGGCGAGTCCGTGCGGCAGGAGGACATCCACTCCGTGCTCATCACCCAGGCCCTGCTGGGCCGTCAGGTGGTGCGCCTCAAGGGCGGAGACCCGTTCGTCTTCGGCCGCGGCGCGGAAGAAGCCCTCGCGCTGGAGAAGGCCGGCATTCCCTACGAGGTGGTGCCCGGCCTGTCCGCGGGCATCGCCGCGACGGCCTCGGCGGCCATCCCCGTCACCCACCGGGACGTGTCCGGAGAGGTGACGTTCGCCACCGCGCACCGCGTGGGCGGCGCGCCGGACTGGGACTTCCTCGCGAGGGCCCAGACGCTGGTGCTCTTCATGGCGGGAGACCGACTGGAAGCGACGGTGCGCGCCCTGGTGACGGCGGGCCGGGCCGCTTCGACGCCTGCGGCAATGGTGGAGGCGGGCACGTGGGAGCACCAGCGGGTGGTGGAGGCCACGCTGGGCAACATCGCCCTCGAGGCGCGGCGGGCCGCCATCGGCTCCCCGGCGCTGCTGGTGGTGGGCGAGGTGGTGGCGCTGCGCTCGCGGCTGCCGTCGCTGGTGGCACGCGGTTCAACGATGAATGGGCACCCGGTGCCCCTGAAGGCGGAGGGTGGCCATGAGTGAGAACACGCTGGCGAGGACCACGCACCTGGCGGAACTGGAGGCGGAGAGCATCCACATCCTGCGCGAGACGGTGGCCGAGTTCGCCAACCCGGTGATGCTCTACAGCATCGGCAAGGACTCGCAGGTGCTGCTGCACCTGGCGCGCAAGGCCTTCCACCCCGCGCCCCTGCCCTTCCCGCTCCTCCACGTGGACACCACCTGGAAGTTCCGGGACATGTACACCTTCCGCGACGCCTTCGTGGCCCGGCACGGGCTGAAACTCCTCGTGCACCAGAACCGCCGCGCGCTCGCCGAGGGCATCAACCCCTTCGACCACGGCAGCCAGAAGTACACCCACGCCATGAAGACGCAGGCGCTGCTGGAGGCGCTGGCGCAGCACGGCTTCGACGCGGCCTTCGGCGGTGCGCGCCGCGACGAGGAGAAGTCCCGCGCGAAGGAGCGCGTGTTCTCCTTCCGCGACAGGCACGGCCAGTGGGACCCGCGCCGGCAGCGGCCGGAGCTGTGGAACCTCTACAACGGCCGCGTGGACGCCGGGGAGAGCATGCGCGTCTTCCCCCTCTCCAACTGGACCGAGCTGGACGTGTGGCACTACGTGCTGCGCGAGCGCATTCCGGTGGTGCCGCTCTACTTCGCCGCCGAGCGCCCCGTCATCGACCGCAACGGCACGCTGCTGATGGTGGACGACGAGCGCATGCGCCTGCGCCCGGGCGAGAAGCCCTCGCTGAGGCGGGTGCGCTTCCGCACGCTCGGCTGCTACCCGCTGAGCGGCGCCATCGAGTCCTCCGCCACCACGGTGGAGGCCGTCATCCACGAGATGGTCAACGCCCGCCAGTCCGAGCGCCAGGGCCGTCTCATCGACCACGACGAAGAGGGCTCCATGGAGCTCAAGAAGCGCGAGGGCTACTTCTAATGGATACCGCACTGCAGACACCTCCCCAGCCCGACGTGCAACGGCTCCTCGATGAGCACTCCAGCCGCGAGCTGCTGCGGCTCGTCGTCGTGGGCTCCGTGGACGACGGGAAGTCCACGCTCATCGGCCGGCTCCTCTACGAGTGCGACGGCCTCTTCGAGGACCAGATTTCCGCCGTGAAGAAGGCCAGCGCCAAGCGCGCCGCCGCTCGCACCGAGGTGCCCCCGGAGGTGCTCGCCCAGGGCCTCAGGGCGGCAGCCGGAGCCGAGGACGAGGAGCTGGACTTCTCCCTCTTCACCGACGGCCTGAAGGCCGAGCGCGAGCAGGGCATCACCATCGACGTGGCCTACCGCTACCTGTCCACGGGCAAGCGCAAGGTCATCATCGCGGACACGCCGGGACACATCCAATACACGCGCAACATGGCCACCGGCGCCTCCACGGCGGATGCGGCGGTCATCCTGGTAGACGCGCGCCTGGGCGTGCTTCCGCAGACGCGCCGGCACGCGTACATCGCCTCGCTGCTGGGCATCCCCTACCTGGCCGTCGCGGTGAACAAGATGGACCTGGTCGGCTTCGACCGCGCCACCTTCGAGCGCATCGGCCAGGAGCTGGCGGACTTCGCGTACACGCTCGGCTTCGAGGGCGTGCGCCTCTTCCCCGTCAGCGCGAGCCGGGGCGACAACATCACCCGGCCCAGTGCGAGGACGCCGTGGAACGAGGGCGGCACGCTGCTCGGGTGGCTGGAGTCGCTGCCCCACCAGCGCCGGCTCGACAACGCCGCCTTCCGCTTCCCCGTGCAGTACGTGCTCCGGCCGCACCAGGACTACCGCGGGCTGGCCGGCCAGGTGGCCTCCGGCACCGTGCGCGTGGGTGACGAGGTGCAGGTGCTCCCCTCCGGGCGCCGCACGCGCGTGGCGGGCATCGACACCTTCGACGGACCACTCGAGGAGGCGTCCGCGCCGGCTTCCGTGACGCTGCGGCTGGCGGACGAGGTGGACGCCAGCCGGGGTGACTTGCTGTCCCACGTGGACGAGCCGCCGCTCGCGCTCCACCAGCTCGACGCGATGCTGGTGTGGTTCGGGGAGCAGCCGTTGGACGTCTCGCGCCGCTACCTGGTGAAGCAGGCCACGCGCACCGCGCCCGCGCAGGTGGAGCGCATCCTCTGGCGCAAGGAGCTGGAGGACCTGTCCGAGGTACCCGCGGAGGCGCTGTCCCTCAACGACATCGGCAAGGTGCGGCTGGTGTGCCGCCGGCCACTGCTGGCCGACCCGTACCGCGACAACCGGCGCACCGGTGCCTTCATCATCATCGACGCCCTCACGCACGACACGGTGGGCGCGGGCATGGTGCTGGGGCCGGCGGACACGGGGACTCGGGGCGCGGTGGAGGCGTCCCTCGTCTCCTCGGCCGAGCGGCGCGCGCGGCTGGGGCAGCCTGGGGCCATCGTCCTCCTGCCGTCCTCGCCGGGGGCTGCGTCGCGTGCCTTCGAGCTGGAACGGAGCCTGTTCGACCAGGGCCGGCACGTAGCCACCGTCGCGGGTGACGTGGAGGTGGCGCTCGGGCTGGCCGGCGCGGGGCTGGTGGCGCTGGTGCACACCGAGGCGCCACAGACGCGGCGAGTCCTCCGCGCGGAGGCTCGCGACGCGGGCGTGGCGTGGCTGGAACTGGATGCGTCCGAGGACGCGAAGCAGCACGTGGAGCGCGTCCTGGCGCTCGGGGAGAACGTGAAGTGAGTCCGTCGTCGGCAGGAGGGGCCTCGCGCCCCGTGGCGCCACCCTTCGTCACCCCGCTGCTGGGTGACGAGAAGGGCGCGCTGCTGCTCAAGCTGGTGGAGGGCCTGGATGCGGCGGCCCTGCACTGGCTGAGCGGCTATGCGGCGGGACTGGCCTCGCGGCCCGGTTCCGCTCCGGTCTCCGTGGCGGCGCCCGTGTCCGCCACGCCCGCGGCCGCTCCGGCGGTGCCGCTCACCATCGTCTACGGGACGCAGACGGGGAACAGCCGGCTGCTGGCGGAGCGGCTCAAGCACCAGGTGGAGTCCGCCGGGCTGCCAGCTCGACTCTTCCGCGCCAGTGACTACCCCCTGCGGGAGCTGGCGAAGGAGAAGCTGCTCTGCGTGGTCATCAGCACGCAGGGGGATGGAGACCCGCCGGACGACTCGCGCGGCTTCTGCGAACACGTGCTGGGCAAGCGGGCCCCGAAGCTGGAGGGGCTGCGCTTCGCGGTGCTGGGACTGGGCGACTCCAGCTACCCGAAGTTCTGCGAGGTGGGCCGCGCGCTCGACGCGCGCTTCACGGAACTGGGCGCCACCCGGCTGCTGGAGCGCGCCGACTGCGACGTGGACTTCGAGCCCGTGGCCACGGGGTGGCTCGACCAGGCCTTCGCCCGGGCCCGCGAGGCGCTGGAGCCCCAGGCCCCCCCCATCGCGGCCGTCGTCCCCCTGCGCGGCGCGGCTGCCACGCCGACGTCCAGCAAGGAAGCGCCCTTCGCCGCCGAGGTGCTGGTCAACCAGCGCATCACCGGCCGGGGCGCGCTCAAGGACGTGCGGCACGTGGAAGTGTCGCTCGAAGGCTCGGGCCTGGAGTACGCGCCGGGCGATGCACTCGGCGTGTGGCCGCACAACCCGCCCGAGTTG contains these protein-coding regions:
- a CDS encoding GTP-binding protein, with amino-acid sequence MDTALQTPPQPDVQRLLDEHSSRELLRLVVVGSVDDGKSTLIGRLLYECDGLFEDQISAVKKASAKRAAARTEVPPEVLAQGLRAAAGAEDEELDFSLFTDGLKAEREQGITIDVAYRYLSTGKRKVIIADTPGHIQYTRNMATGASTADAAVILVDARLGVLPQTRRHAYIASLLGIPYLAVAVNKMDLVGFDRATFERIGQELADFAYTLGFEGVRLFPVSASRGDNITRPSARTPWNEGGTLLGWLESLPHQRRLDNAAFRFPVQYVLRPHQDYRGLAGQVASGTVRVGDEVQVLPSGRRTRVAGIDTFDGPLEEASAPASVTLRLADEVDASRGDLLSHVDEPPLALHQLDAMLVWFGEQPLDVSRRYLVKQATRTAPAQVERILWRKELEDLSEVPAEALSLNDIGKVRLVCRRPLLADPYRDNRRTGAFIIIDALTHDTVGAGMVLGPADTGTRGAVEASLVSSAERRARLGQPGAIVLLPSSPGAASRAFELERSLFDQGRHVATVAGDVEVALGLAGAGLVALVHTEAPQTRRVLRAEARDAGVAWLELDASEDAKQHVERVLALGENVK